From one Macellibacteroides fermentans genomic stretch:
- the kbl gene encoding glycine C-acetyltransferase, with the protein MYGKMKDFLANELAEIKAAGLYKNERIITTSQKADIKVNAGEEVINFCANNYLGLSDNPRLIQAAKDAMDSHGFGMSSVRFICGTQDIHKQLEAAVSKYFQTEDTILYAACFDANGGVFEPLFGEEDAIISDSLNHASIIDGVRLCKAKRYRYANADMADLERVLIEAQGQRHRIIVTDGVFSMDGNVAPMDKICDLADKYDALVMVDECHSAGVVGETGRGVAEKYNVYGRIDIHTGTLGKAFGGAIGGFTTGKKEIIEILRQRSRPYLFSNSIPPAVVGAGLEVFKMLDESNELHTQLVENVTYFREKMVAAGFDIKPTQSAICAVMLYDAKLSQEYAARMLEEGIYVTGFYYPVVPKDQARIRVQLSACHTKAHLDKAIAAFIKVGKELNVIK; encoded by the coding sequence ATGTACGGAAAAATGAAAGATTTCTTGGCAAATGAGCTGGCAGAAATTAAAGCTGCCGGATTGTACAAGAACGAGAGAATTATCACAACGTCTCAGAAAGCCGACATTAAAGTGAATGCCGGTGAAGAGGTTATTAACTTTTGCGCCAACAACTACCTTGGTCTATCAGACAACCCACGACTTATTCAGGCGGCTAAAGATGCTATGGACTCACACGGGTTCGGTATGTCGTCTGTACGTTTCATTTGCGGAACACAGGATATCCACAAACAGCTGGAAGCTGCGGTATCCAAGTATTTCCAAACAGAAGACACCATCCTTTATGCGGCTTGTTTCGATGCCAACGGAGGTGTTTTCGAGCCATTGTTCGGAGAAGAAGATGCTATCATTTCTGATTCACTGAACCACGCTTCTATTATTGACGGGGTTCGTCTTTGCAAGGCTAAACGGTATCGTTATGCCAATGCAGACATGGCAGATCTTGAAAGAGTGCTGATCGAAGCCCAGGGTCAACGTCACCGTATTATTGTAACGGATGGTGTTTTCTCTATGGATGGCAACGTGGCTCCGATGGATAAAATCTGCGACCTGGCCGATAAGTACGATGCGCTTGTAATGGTAGACGAATGTCACTCTGCCGGAGTGGTAGGTGAAACCGGTCGCGGTGTAGCCGAAAAATACAATGTATACGGCCGTATCGACATTCACACAGGTACACTTGGTAAAGCATTTGGCGGCGCTATCGGAGGTTTCACAACCGGTAAGAAAGAGATTATCGAAATCCTGCGTCAACGCTCGCGTCCGTATCTTTTCTCCAACTCCATTCCTCCCGCAGTGGTTGGAGCCGGACTTGAAGTATTCAAGATGTTGGACGAAAGCAACGAGCTGCACACACAACTTGTTGAGAATGTAACCTATTTCCGCGAAAAAATGGTTGCTGCCGGATTTGATATCAAACCTACGCAATCGGCTATCTGTGCAGTGATGCTGTATGATGCCAAATTATCGCAGGAATATGCTGCACGTATGCTGGAAGAGGGTATCTACGTTACCGGATTCTACTACCCTGTAGTTCCTAAAGACCAGGCCCGTATCCGTGTACAATTGTCGGCTTGCCACACCAAAGCACACCTGGATAAGGCTATTGCAGCCTTTATAAAGGTAGGAAAAGAGCTGAACGTTATTAAATAA
- a CDS encoding formate--tetrahydrofolate ligase codes for MKSDIEIAREVSLHKIKDVAETLGIPREEVHNYGRYIAKIPLNLINDEAIAKHNLILVTAITPTKAGVGKTTVSIGLTLGLNKIGKKAVVALREPSLGPCFGMKGGAAGGGYAQVLPMENINLHFTGDFHAITSAHNMITALLDNYLYQNRHSCDGLKEIKWKRVLDVNDRSLRNIVSGLGGSANGIPTETGFDITPASEIMAILCLATDLEDLKRRIGDILLGYTYDDKPFTVNDLGVAGAITVLLKEAILPNLVQTTENTPAFVHGGPFANIAHGCNSVLATKMALTYGDYVITEAGFGADLGAEKFFNIKCRKAGLSPKLTVIVATAQGLKMHGGVPENKIKEANIEGLKKGFANLDKHIQNLKSFGQEVVVAFNKYATDTDEEIALLAAHCKEMGVGFAVNNAFSEGGEGATDLARLVVDTIEQQPSGPLLYTYKDSDSIRTKIEKVCRTIYGAKSVVYTTSAEKKIKQIEGTSAAEFPVCIAKTQYSFSSDPKAYGVAENFEMKVRDIVINNGAGMIVAIMGDIMRMPGLPKEPQAKNIDIINGVVEGLS; via the coding sequence ATGAAGTCGGATATCGAAATTGCCAGAGAGGTCTCATTACACAAGATTAAAGATGTAGCAGAAACGTTGGGTATTCCCCGCGAAGAGGTACATAACTATGGCAGATACATTGCCAAAATTCCACTTAATCTGATTAACGATGAAGCGATTGCCAAACATAACCTGATTTTGGTAACCGCCATCACTCCTACCAAAGCCGGTGTTGGAAAGACAACTGTATCGATCGGTCTTACGTTGGGATTGAATAAAATCGGTAAAAAAGCAGTAGTTGCACTGCGCGAACCGTCTTTAGGTCCCTGCTTCGGTATGAAGGGGGGAGCCGCCGGAGGTGGTTATGCCCAGGTATTGCCCATGGAAAACATCAACCTGCATTTTACAGGAGATTTTCATGCAATCACTTCGGCGCACAACATGATAACAGCACTGCTGGATAATTATCTGTACCAGAACCGTCATTCGTGCGATGGATTGAAAGAGATAAAATGGAAACGTGTGCTTGATGTAAACGATCGTAGTTTACGTAACATTGTTTCCGGATTGGGAGGTTCGGCCAACGGTATTCCAACCGAGACCGGATTCGACATTACTCCGGCTTCCGAGATTATGGCTATTTTATGTCTGGCAACCGATTTGGAAGACCTGAAACGCCGTATCGGAGACATTCTATTGGGATATACCTACGACGACAAGCCTTTTACGGTGAACGATCTGGGTGTTGCCGGAGCCATTACAGTACTGCTTAAGGAGGCTATTCTGCCGAACCTTGTGCAGACTACAGAAAATACTCCTGCGTTTGTTCATGGAGGTCCGTTTGCCAACATCGCCCATGGATGTAACTCGGTGCTTGCAACAAAGATGGCGCTTACTTACGGAGATTATGTTATAACCGAAGCCGGATTCGGCGCCGACTTAGGAGCAGAGAAGTTCTTCAACATCAAATGCCGCAAAGCGGGACTATCTCCCAAGCTGACGGTTATTGTTGCTACGGCTCAGGGATTGAAGATGCACGGTGGTGTTCCGGAAAACAAGATTAAAGAGGCTAACATCGAGGGACTAAAAAAGGGTTTTGCCAATCTTGACAAGCATATCCAGAACCTGAAGAGCTTCGGTCAGGAGGTAGTGGTGGCATTCAATAAATATGCTACCGATACGGATGAAGAGATTGCTTTGCTTGCAGCACATTGCAAAGAGATGGGTGTTGGCTTTGCCGTTAACAATGCCTTTTCCGAAGGTGGCGAAGGTGCAACAGACTTAGCCCGTCTGGTGGTAGATACAATCGAGCAGCAACCATCGGGTCCGCTTTTGTATACTTACAAAGACTCCGATTCCATCCGCACCAAGATTGAAAAGGTTTGCAGAACCATCTACGGAGCTAAATCGGTTGTTTACACCACCTCGGCCGAAAAGAAAATCAAACAGATCGAAGGCACAAGCGCTGCAGAGTTTCCTGTGTGTATCGCTAAAACCCAATATTCGTTCTCGTCGGATCCCAAAGCTTATGGTGTAGCCGAAAACTTCGAAATGAAGGTACGCGACATTGTTATCAATAACGGAGCCGGAATGATTGTAGCAATCATGGGAGATATTATGCGTATGCCGGGATTACCCAAAGAACCTCAGGCAAAGAATATTGATATTATAAATGGTGTGGTTGAGGGACTGAGCTAA
- a CDS encoding TIGR01777 family oxidoreductase, with protein MKIAITGASGFIGKKLCDFFQRDNHTPVALSRSILASPEGLISTLEGTDIVINLAGASISKRWTSKYKQEIMDSRVLTTRRLVTALNQMAAPPSLCISVSAVGIYPDSGVHGESSPMRGTGFLTHVCESWEQEARMLKPGIRLVITRFGVVLGKEGGAAPLMLAPFRFFVGSIIGNGRQGLPWIHIDDLVKAMQWLIDHKQVTGVVNFVSPQLTNNEQFSKTAAKVMHRPCWFRIPAFVFKIMLGEGHTMVTSGQQVVSDVLFHGGFKFRYPKLEDAIRSIIS; from the coding sequence ATGAAAATAGCTATAACCGGCGCTTCGGGATTTATTGGAAAAAAGCTGTGCGACTTTTTTCAACGGGATAATCATACGCCGGTTGCTTTGTCTCGAAGCATTCTTGCCTCACCGGAGGGGCTGATCAGCACGTTGGAGGGGACCGATATAGTGATTAATCTGGCAGGTGCATCCATCAGCAAACGATGGACATCCAAATACAAACAGGAGATTATGGATAGCCGTGTACTCACTACCCGACGGCTGGTTACCGCATTGAACCAAATGGCTGCCCCGCCCTCTTTATGTATCTCTGTTTCGGCTGTAGGAATTTATCCGGATAGCGGAGTACATGGGGAGTCCAGCCCGATGCGTGGAACAGGGTTTCTGACCCACGTATGCGAATCGTGGGAACAGGAAGCGAGGATGCTGAAGCCCGGGATTCGTCTGGTTATCACCCGATTCGGGGTGGTGCTTGGCAAAGAGGGTGGCGCTGCACCTTTGATGCTTGCTCCTTTCCGTTTTTTTGTTGGAAGTATCATAGGCAACGGCCGTCAGGGACTTCCCTGGATTCATATAGACGATCTTGTAAAAGCCATGCAGTGGCTTATCGATCATAAACAGGTAACCGGTGTGGTTAATTTTGTTTCACCCCAGCTAACCAATAACGAACAGTTTAGCAAAACAGCTGCCAAAGTAATGCACCGGCCATGCTGGTTCCGCATTCCAGCATTTGTATTTAAAATCATGTTGGGCGAAGGGCATACAATGGTCACTTCGGGGCAACAGGTTGTGTCGGATGTACTGTTTCACGGTGGTTTTAAGTTCCGTTACCCCAAACTGGAAGATGCCATCCGTTCCATCATTTCATAA
- a CDS encoding TrkH family potassium uptake protein — MDIRRYLFLYKMHASRLRNVFNIVAEISISLASLGSLFILLYQFGYSLSPQTTLRLSEYHNHLLLLFFVGISLRYIVQFDKIIRERMLFTDLTIYFLLIGSIFSKIFFTKVMADSLPYLDFFSNRWFTYGLLAVLTIIHSSRQVFTVIQHRIRPSLLFIFSFAFVILTGTGLLMLPNASIHGIHFVDALFTATSAVCVTGLTTVDVATQFTAAGHIIILLLIQVGGIGVMTFTSFFALSFMGETSINSQLILKDMLSEERLGGLFKVVINILFVTLFIEAIGAYLIFQSVSGTLPGGTSEELFYAVFHSVSGFCNAGISTLSGNLNDPLVQTNYSLRVIISGLVIFGGLGFPILFNYLKLLRHVVINSFNIVIGKQKHYIHTPHIINAHSYIVITSTIVLILVGSLSYLFFEYNNTLAGLPTEGKLATALLGGVTPRTAGFNPTNIPMLTHTTMVIMMILMFIGAGPMSTGGGIKVTAMFVAMAATFNVMRNKRDLEVRGRRITTYTIRRSLAVIIVYLTWLAFSTILLSWTEKDIPLFSIVFELISALSTAGLSINLTPSLSETGKVIVAISMFIGRIGVLTFFSSLMKEYKEQVYTYPKEHILM, encoded by the coding sequence ATGGATATACGACGCTATCTATTCTTATATAAAATGCATGCATCGAGGTTGCGGAACGTGTTTAACATCGTAGCCGAGATAAGTATCTCATTGGCCTCACTGGGATCGTTGTTCATTTTACTATATCAGTTCGGGTATTCCCTGTCGCCGCAAACCACGCTCCGTCTGTCGGAATATCACAACCATTTGCTGTTACTTTTCTTTGTAGGTATCAGTCTGCGGTACATTGTTCAATTTGACAAGATTATCCGCGAGAGAATGCTTTTTACCGATCTGACCATCTATTTTTTGCTGATCGGTTCAATATTCAGCAAGATATTCTTTACTAAAGTAATGGCCGACTCGCTGCCGTACCTCGATTTCTTTTCCAACCGCTGGTTTACCTATGGCCTGCTGGCTGTACTCACCATCATACATAGTTCGCGGCAGGTATTCACGGTAATTCAGCACCGCATAAGGCCGTCGCTGTTATTTATCTTCAGCTTCGCCTTTGTGATTCTGACCGGCACCGGGTTGCTGATGCTACCCAATGCCTCCATCCACGGTATACATTTTGTAGATGCTCTTTTTACAGCTACTTCAGCGGTTTGTGTAACCGGACTAACAACCGTGGATGTTGCCACCCAATTTACAGCTGCCGGACATATCATCATCCTGCTTCTGATACAGGTGGGCGGCATCGGGGTGATGACTTTCACGAGCTTCTTTGCCCTCTCATTCATGGGTGAGACCTCCATAAACAGTCAGCTTATCCTTAAAGACATGCTAAGCGAAGAGCGATTGGGCGGACTCTTCAAGGTGGTAATCAACATCCTGTTCGTTACTCTGTTTATTGAAGCCATCGGTGCCTATCTTATCTTCCAAAGTGTATCAGGCACTTTACCGGGAGGGACCTCAGAAGAGTTGTTCTACGCAGTTTTCCATTCCGTTTCGGGATTTTGCAACGCCGGCATATCCACCTTATCGGGTAACCTGAACGATCCGCTGGTACAAACCAACTATTCGCTGCGGGTAATCATTTCGGGACTGGTTATTTTCGGAGGGCTGGGTTTTCCCATTCTTTTTAATTACCTGAAGCTGCTCAGGCACGTGGTTATAAACAGTTTCAATATCGTTATCGGTAAACAGAAACATTACATCCATACCCCGCATATCATCAATGCACATTCGTACATCGTGATAACATCTACTATCGTATTGATTCTTGTGGGTTCCCTGTCCTATCTCTTTTTCGAATACAACAACACCCTTGCAGGTTTGCCCACCGAGGGAAAGCTAGCCACGGCATTGCTGGGCGGGGTAACTCCCCGTACTGCGGGATTTAATCCTACCAATATCCCCATGCTGACTCACACGACAATGGTGATCATGATGATTCTTATGTTTATCGGAGCAGGCCCCATGTCTACCGGTGGCGGTATTAAAGTAACCGCTATGTTTGTGGCAATGGCTGCTACGTTCAATGTAATGCGCAACAAAAGGGATCTGGAAGTACGCGGACGCCGTATCACAACCTATACCATCCGCCGCTCGTTGGCCGTTATCATTGTTTATCTTACCTGGCTTGCATTTTCCACCATTTTATTATCGTGGACAGAAAAGGATATTCCTCTGTTTAGCATCGTTTTCGAGCTCATTTCCGCCCTCAGTACAGCGGGACTTAGCATCAACCTCACCCCCTCGCTGAGTGAAACAGGCAAGGTGATAGTGGCTATCTCCATGTTTATCGGTCGTATTGGGGTACTCACCTTCTTTTCAAGTTTAATGAAAGAATATAAGGAGCAGGTTTATACCTATCCTAAAGAACATATATTAATGTAA
- a CDS encoding histidinol-phosphatase: MHLSNYHSHCSFCDGRSMPEEFVKFALAKSFRAYGISSHGPLPFETFWNMSAFDMPEYLVEISRLKDKYQGHLEIYTGMEIDYLDTTYNPSIPYFLNLPLDYRIGSVHFLPIATELCEANMVCIDGPFSEFKQAVDTYFEGDIRNMVKRYYESSIRMVELGGIDIVGHLDKIYMNGQRCKDFSFTAPWYRNMVNEYLEVIAGKGLIVEINTKNLLKKQQTFPRQEYLSRMRELQIPVMVNSDCHTPDLVNDGRQEAFDMLKQAGYKSTCELIAGSWQSIPF; the protein is encoded by the coding sequence ATGCACCTCAGTAACTATCATAGTCATTGCTCCTTTTGTGACGGACGAAGCATGCCCGAAGAATTTGTAAAGTTTGCCCTTGCCAAGTCGTTCAGGGCTTACGGAATCTCTTCGCACGGACCGCTGCCTTTCGAAACCTTCTGGAACATGTCGGCTTTTGATATGCCTGAATACCTCGTAGAGATTAGCCGGTTAAAAGATAAATACCAGGGACATCTCGAAATTTATACCGGGATGGAGATTGATTACCTGGATACAACCTACAACCCCTCTATCCCCTATTTCCTGAATCTGCCGTTGGATTACCGCATCGGATCTGTACATTTCCTGCCGATTGCCACAGAGCTGTGCGAAGCTAACATGGTTTGCATAGACGGCCCTTTCTCGGAATTCAAGCAGGCGGTGGATACCTATTTTGAAGGCGACATCCGGAATATGGTGAAACGTTACTACGAATCGTCCATTCGGATGGTGGAACTCGGCGGGATTGATATTGTTGGCCACCTGGACAAAATCTATATGAACGGTCAGCGGTGCAAAGACTTTTCGTTTACCGCCCCCTGGTACAGAAACATGGTAAACGAATACCTGGAGGTTATTGCCGGTAAAGGATTGATTGTGGAGATCAATACAAAGAACCTGCTTAAGAAACAGCAGACGTTCCCCAGACAAGAATATCTTTCGCGGATGAGGGAGTTGCAAATTCCCGTAATGGTAAATTCCGATTGTCACACACCCGATCTGGTAAACGACGGGCGGCAAGAGGCATTTGACATGTTAAAGCAGGCAGGTTATAAATCTACCTGCGAACTGATTGCCGGTTCATGGCAATCGATACCTTTTTAA
- a CDS encoding NAD-binding protein yields the protein MKYIVIGLGSLGREIANYQTKIGNEVIGVDINMRQVEAIKSNIAGAICLDSTDQEAINALPIKEVDAIFITYGKDFGISVQTVALLKSLGAARMIVRTISSIHETVLRSIGVKEIMTPERDFAAMYVAQTILGDRALQWDRITDTHHLYKMKTPEVLIDQSVETINLEENFNIRLVAIERLIEGKNLLGMTQKRYEVINHITNDILIQANDLLLVFGKTEDLRKLASL from the coding sequence ATGAAATACATCGTAATTGGATTAGGTAGTCTGGGGCGCGAAATAGCCAACTATCAGACTAAGATTGGCAACGAAGTTATAGGGGTCGACATTAATATGCGTCAGGTGGAAGCCATAAAAAGCAACATAGCGGGTGCTATCTGTCTGGATTCGACCGATCAGGAAGCGATCAATGCCCTTCCCATCAAAGAGGTGGATGCAATATTTATCACTTACGGTAAAGATTTCGGTATTTCCGTACAGACTGTGGCACTTCTTAAAAGCCTTGGAGCCGCACGTATGATTGTGCGAACCATCTCTTCCATTCACGAAACGGTGCTTCGCTCAATTGGTGTAAAGGAGATTATGACTCCCGAACGCGACTTTGCCGCCATGTATGTTGCACAAACCATTCTGGGCGACCGCGCCCTGCAATGGGACAGAATTACGGATACGCACCATTTGTATAAGATGAAAACACCGGAAGTCCTGATAGATCAATCGGTAGAAACCATCAACCTCGAAGAGAACTTCAACATCCGGCTGGTTGCCATTGAAAGACTTATAGAGGGTAAAAATCTGTTGGGGATGACGCAGAAGCGTTATGAAGTAATTAATCACATCACTAACGACATACTGATTCAAGCCAATGATCTATTGCTGGTTTTCGGGAAAACAGAAGACCTCCGTAAACTGGCTTCATTGTAA
- a CDS encoding NUDIX hydrolase, which yields MLYPHVSVDCVLLGVNEEKLCVLLVERADSPGDQIDYKLPGSLIYENEDLDDAAYRVLKESTGISKVQLKQFRCFGSPSRTQNKEDVLWLENASKLKIGRIVTVAYLALCKISKRKNLSPKYKSAQWVPVNELPKLPFDHNEIVAAATSEIRQWIEIEPSIVFEYLPSRFTLYELRRTYETIFGKAFDIRNFHKKIASLAYVVPTNEMQEGVAHRAARYYRFDRAIYKKRSIVNKK from the coding sequence ATGTTATATCCCCATGTTTCTGTAGACTGTGTGTTATTGGGCGTAAATGAAGAGAAGCTTTGCGTGCTTCTGGTGGAGCGTGCTGATTCTCCGGGCGACCAGATCGACTACAAATTACCCGGAAGCCTGATTTACGAAAACGAAGACCTGGACGATGCTGCTTACCGGGTGCTGAAGGAGAGCACAGGTATAAGTAAAGTACAGCTTAAACAGTTCCGTTGCTTTGGTTCTCCGTCGCGTACCCAGAATAAAGAAGATGTGCTTTGGCTCGAGAATGCTTCCAAACTGAAGATCGGCCGTATCGTAACCGTTGCGTACCTGGCACTGTGTAAAATAAGCAAGCGAAAGAATCTTTCTCCTAAATATAAGTCGGCTCAATGGGTGCCGGTAAACGAGCTCCCTAAATTGCCGTTCGATCATAATGAAATTGTTGCGGCTGCCACCAGCGAGATTCGTCAGTGGATCGAAATCGAGCCTTCTATTGTGTTTGAATACCTTCCTTCCCGCTTTACTTTGTATGAGCTGCGCCGTACCTACGAGACTATATTCGGAAAGGCTTTTGATATCCGTAATTTTCATAAGAAGATTGCATCATTGGCCTATGTTGTGCCCACCAACGAGATGCAGGAGGGAGTTGCCCACAGGGCAGCGAGGTATTACCGTTTCGACAGAGCCATCTATAAGAAGCGTTCGATTGTGAATAAGAAGTAA
- a CDS encoding NAD-dependent epimerase/dehydratase family protein, which produces MKNVLIIGSTGQIGSELTMELRKRYNGNIVAGYIPGQEPKGDLLESGPSAIVDITNEQQIAETVSKYEIDTIYNLAALLSAVAEAKPQLAWKIGMGGLFNVLEVAREMNCAVFTPSSIGVFGNNTPKDKTPQDTIRNPRTMYGVTKVSGELLSDYYFIRFGVDTRSVRFPGLISNVTPPGGGTTDYAVDIYYEAVKTGHFVCPIAAGTYMDMMYMPDGLRAAIDIMEADPSRLVHRNSFNIAAMSFEPEIIAASIRKYIPEFTMEYKVDPLRQSIAESWPNSLDDTCARNEWDWAPTYDLDMMTQDMLRVLKAKFNK; this is translated from the coding sequence ATGAAAAATGTATTAATTATTGGTTCTACCGGTCAGATCGGTTCGGAATTGACAATGGAACTAAGAAAACGTTACAACGGTAACATCGTAGCAGGCTATATTCCGGGTCAGGAACCGAAAGGCGACTTACTCGAATCAGGTCCTTCTGCTATTGTGGATATTACGAACGAACAACAAATCGCCGAAACAGTATCAAAGTACGAGATCGATACGATTTATAACCTGGCGGCTCTCTTGTCGGCTGTAGCGGAAGCAAAACCCCAGCTGGCATGGAAGATCGGAATGGGAGGTCTTTTTAATGTTCTTGAAGTGGCGAGAGAAATGAATTGTGCGGTATTCACCCCCAGTTCGATCGGTGTATTCGGGAACAACACGCCTAAAGACAAAACGCCTCAGGACACTATCCGTAATCCACGCACCATGTATGGAGTTACGAAGGTGTCTGGCGAATTGCTCAGCGATTATTATTTTATCCGCTTCGGAGTAGATACACGTTCGGTTCGCTTTCCGGGTCTGATATCCAATGTAACACCTCCGGGTGGTGGTACAACCGACTATGCTGTAGACATTTATTATGAAGCAGTGAAGACTGGTCATTTTGTTTGTCCCATTGCTGCCGGTACGTATATGGATATGATGTATATGCCGGATGGTTTACGCGCTGCGATTGATATCATGGAGGCCGATCCTTCGCGTCTTGTACACCGTAATTCGTTCAACATTGCTGCGATGAGTTTCGAACCTGAAATAATTGCAGCAAGCATCCGCAAATATATTCCTGAATTTACGATGGAATATAAGGTTGATCCGTTGCGTCAGAGCATTGCCGAATCATGGCCAAATTCGCTGGACGATACCTGTGCCCGCAACGAGTGGGATTGGGCGCCTACTTACGACCTGGATATGATGACGCAAGATATGCTTCGCGTTTTGAAAGCAAAGTTCAATAAGTAA